The DNA segment AGGTGGCGTCTTTGTAATTCCAGATCTTCTGGTACTCGTCGTTCAGCGCCTTTGATTCCGCGGTGAACGAATCGAACGTCTTCTTGATCTGCTCCGGCTTGCTGCCGAACTTCAGTTCCTTCTTCTGGAAGGCCTTGAATTTCTCCTCGAGGATCAGGAAGTCAGCCTTGGCGGCGAAGCCAGCCGCCGGCGTCGCGGCCGGCAGCTTGCGAGAGATGAACTCGTCGCGCACCCGCTTGTACGCAGCCAACGTGGCGTTCTTGTCGCGCGATGACTGTTCGGTGATCACCGCCTGTTTCATGTAGGCCTGGACCACGAACTCGCCCGCCGGCGGCTGCGCGCTGTACTTCTTGATGAAGTCTTTCAAGCAGGCGGACTGCTTGACGTTGTCGTGCGCCTTCTCGTAGGCGTTGCAGGCGAAGAAGTACGCCTGGGCGCTGTCCTGCGGCTTGTCGGAGATCGCCTCGGAGTATTTCTTGTACAGGTCCGCGGCGCGCAGGTACTGCTGATCGTTGTCCAGCAGCGAAGCCGCCAACCCCAGTGCTTCCTTGCGATGTTCGGACCCGGCGAACGTCGGGTCCTGGGCCACGGTCAGATAACCCTTCACCGCCTGATCGAACTCGAAGAAACGATAGTGGTTGCGCGAAGAGTTCCACAGCGCTTCCTTGCCCCACTCCGAATCCGGGTACGACGAGTACAGGCGCTCGTAGCACTTGGTGGCCTCGCCGAACTGGAACAGCTTTTCGTAGATCACGCAGGCGTTGTTCAGGGCCGTGGGCGCGCCCGGATCCTTCGGGTTGGCGTTGACCACGTCGATGAGGTCCAGGGCCAAGCCGACGTCCAGTTCGGTGGAGATCTTGCTGGGCTTGGGCGCCTCCCCTGGCTTCGTCGGCGCAGTGGAGATGCCGGTGACCGTCGCGATACCACCGGTGCTTTCGCGGCAGACCGTCAACTCTTTGTTGGTTCCCTTCTCTTCGTTCTCCATCGACAGCTGCAGACGCTTGGTGATGATGGTGGTCTTCACCGATGCCTTGATCTGGGCGATGCGCTCCAGATAAGGCGCCGCCATGGGCGATTTGCCGCAAGGCGATCCGCTGAACTGGTCGGCGACGCTGAGCAGCTTGCCCAACGCGCAATCCTTCTGCTCTTCGTCCTGAACGTTGAAGTCGATAAAGTAGGTCTGCAAGATCGCGTCGTAGGCCTTGAAGCCAACCTCCGGCTTCGATCCGCAGTAAAGTTCGGTGATCTCGCCCAGGCGCTTCCGGGCCTCGGGCCAGTTGTGGTAGCGCAGGTTGATGACCGCCGCCGCGTACTTCAGATCCGACACGCGATCGTTCTTGATGTACGTGACGTACCAGTCGATGGCCTCGACGTACTTGGTGTAAATCTCCGGCATCGGCAGCGGGCTCACCGGCGGCTTGGTGTTTTTCTCGTCGGGGATGGGCGGGTCCTCGATCTTCTTGTCCCGCTTCATCTCGTCGATGATCTCTTCGTAGGCCTTGATCATCCGGAACGAAGCGTCTTCTTGATACCGGTTGTCCAGCTGCGAATCGCGGACCGCCTGGTACGCGACGATCGCCTGGGGCATCTGACCCGAATAAAACAGGGCGTCGGCGTAGAACGCCGAGAACTCATAGCTGCGCTTCGAGTTCGGGTAGGCAGCCAAATACTTTTCGTAAAGCTCGGCGGCGGTGCGGTAGAGGAGCTTGCACTCGTCCATCTTCTTCGTGTCTTTGGGCGTCTCCAGCGCCTTGGTCTTGCACGCTTGCGCGCCGGCGTGGACGTTGGTGGCGGCGGTCAGCAGCGCGTCTTCCGCCAGTTGCTGGGCGGCCGCCAACGCTTCCGGGTTTTCTCGGTTCTTCTGGTACCAATCGCTGCCCTTGGTGTAGTTGCGGCCCAGCGCTTCGCGCTCTTTCGCCGCCTGCAACAGGTTGCGGTCGCGTTCATAGCTGCGGATGATCTTGTCCTGCACCTTGGGCGCGTCGGTGTAGTACGGCCATTTTTGCAGGATGACCTTGTAGACAGCGACGGCGTCGGAGTACTTGGTGGAGTCAAAGTAGATGTCGCCCAGGCGCTGGAAGACCTCGCGCACGTGCGGCTCGTCCTCGCGGCCTTTGTAGAACTCCTGCGCGCGTTGCAGGCCGTTGATCGGATCGGGCAGCGAATCGCCGTCCCAATCAGGCTCGGAGAAGCTGACGCCCAAGTACTGGATGGCCTCGGGCCGCAGATCCGACCCCACCTTTTGACCGGCCGCCTTTTTCGCGTCGGCGTACTTGACCAGGTTGTCAAACTCGCGCACCGCCTCCGGGAAGCGGTTGTCGCGATAATACGACCAGGCCAGCTTGTAAAGCGCGCGGTCGTAATACGGCGAATCCTTGAAATCGAGCACCTTCCTGAAGGCGGCGATCGCCAGCTTCAGCTCGTTCGGGTTGTCGAAGTGAAACTCGCCGATACGGGTCCAGGACTCGGGGATGAACTTCGAACCTTTCCGGACCGGCGTGCAGTCCTTGTAGGACTGCTCGTCGCCTTTGGTTTGGTTCGCCGGCGGATCCAGCGGCTTGAATTGGTTTTCGCAGACCAGGGCCAGCAGCGCCTGCTTGGCCTCCGCTTCCTGCCCCATCTCGCCGAGACAGAACCCTAGCAAGTAATAGGTGGCGTCCAAAAAGCGATAGCTGGGGAATTCGGTCAGCAGGCGTTTGTACAGGCTGATGGTCGGCGTGTAGTCCACTTTGGGCGGCGGCGTGGTGGGCGGGTTCGCCGATTCGATGGCCTTCTTGTACATCTCGTCCGCGTCCAGGAAATCTTCGGCGGACCTTTCGTAATAAAGCTCGGCCAGCCGGAACATGGCGTCCGGCGTCCAACGCTTGTCGTTCGGGTAGCGTTGCAAGAACGCTTCGAACACGGCGATGGCGTCACGCCGACGGTCGCGCGCCTCTTTCTCGTTTAGGTTGATCTGCGCGTCGTACTTGGCGTTGATCTCCTTGATCTTGTCGGCATAGGCGCGCTTCAAAACCATGCGCGCGGTGCCGCGATACTCGGCGACCATCTCGGAGAAGTGCTGAACGTCCTTGGTCAGCTCGTCCAGCATGCGCGCATCGACCGGCGCCGCCGTTGAAGACGCCGCCGACGCCGTCACGGCCCTCGCGACGCTGCCGGTGCCCATCGCCAGCGACGACGCCAATAACGCCGCCACCGCCGTGCCGCTCATCCACCCACGCCGGCGCCGCCTCACTTGTCTTCCTCCAAGACCTTGCGAAAGTCTTCGTCCAACGCCTTGAGCTCAAGATTCTTCTGGTTGGTCAGCTTGGTCACCGACACCGTCTTCTGATCCTTCAAGCCCCATGAAACGTCGATGATGCCGACGTCGGACTGCACCACCAGCTCGTAAAAGCGATTGGCAACCTTGTTGAACATCGCCTGGGCAAGGCCCCCGCCCAGGTTCTGCGACTCATTCACCACGCCACCCAGCTTGGTGCTGGCCGACGCCAGCTCTTCCTTCTCGCTGGCCAGGAATGTTTTCACCGTCTCCAGTCGCACGTCGACCTGATTGTCGACCCGCTTGTCGAAATCCACCAACTGTTTGTCGATGACGTCGGCGCGCGCCAGAACGCCGTTCATGCGGTCGACCTTTTCCTGATCGTTCCAGGGCAGCCGGTACTTTGCCTTGTTCTGGATGTCCTCTTCCTGGTGCAGGAGCTCGGTTAACCGGGTGGCCTGCGCCCGCTCGGACTGGCCGGCGGCGCCGGAAGCGGCGGCCTCCCGGCTGGCGTCGGCGATCCCCTCGCGCAGCTTGTCGTGCAGCGCGCGCAGCTGGTCCAGCGCGGCCCGCATGTCGGCGACCGGACCCTGGATGTCCTCGGGCCGGATCTTCTGCTCGGCGCGCGAGCTGCGGTAATACTGCTCGACCGCCACCAGCTGCGCTTCCAGCGACTGGATCTCCACGTTCAGATCCGATGCCTGCAGATCCATCGCTTTGAAGCTGTCGGCGATGCTCTTCTCGCGCGCCTTGATCCCTTCCTGCGTGGTGGGCAGGTTGGCCAGCTGGCGCAGCAAGGCGTCCCGTTCGATCGCGATGTGGTCCAGGCTCTTGCGCTCGTCGGGCGAGAGGATGGGATTCAGCACCGCGCGCACCTTGCCGACAAAGCGCTGGCGGACGTCCACCAGCACGTTCTGCACCTCGACGGACCTGGACCGCGCGGCCGCCAGATCGGGGAAGATGCCGACGCGGGACGGACCCTGCATCGCCTCTTCGATCCGCACCACCAGCTTCTGGCTGTCCTGCAGGCTGCGCTGCATTTCGCCCACCTCGCTGGCCAGGCTGATCATGCGCGCCACGTCCGGTTCGGCGCGCACCCACTTGGCCGCGGCCGGCGGCACGAACACCGAGATGTCGAACTTCTCCAGGCTCTTGCCGACCAGGGTGTCGAAGAACGCCGGATCGGTCTGCGACTTGACCAGCGCCGCTTGCAACTGACGGTGAACCGGCTCGATCTCGTCGCGCACCTTCAAGAAAGAATCGTTGGCCAGAAAGAAGTTACCGATGCGCAGCTGCAGGTTGCCCTGCAAAAGCCGCTTGTCCGGCGCGTCCGGAACGTCGGGATAATTGAGCAGCAACAGATCCAACGCGCGCCAAGCCTTGGTCCAGTCCTTGGCCTTGATGTAGGTCCAGGCCTGTTCCTCCAGCGCCGCCGTGAAGTACTGCGATTGCCGCTGGATCGACCCGTACATGTCGACCGCCCGATCGAACTGCGAGCGTTCGTACAAAATGCGCCCGATGGCCAACCGGGAGAGATCCTGAATCTCCTTGGCGCCTTCATCGGCCGGCTGCAGCTTGAGGATCGAATCATAGGTCACCGACGCGGTGGCCAGATCGCCGGTCTTCACCTGGATGGTGCCGATAAAGTACCGCGCTTGGAAATAGTAGGGATTCGACGGCGGGATGGTGTTGAAGACGGCCAGCGCCTCGTCGGTGCGGTTACGGAAGTAAAGGTACTTGCCACGCACATAAGGCACCGACGGCTGCAGGTTCTGGGGCGGGATGTTTTGCAGGCGGGCCAGGTAGTCTTCGATGTGCTCGTAGTCGCCGGTGCGCAGCGAGATCTCCACCAGGCGTTGTAAGGCGTCCTGCTCTCGCCGTGAGCCGGTGTTCTTGCCGATGAAGCTTTCGAAATAGTGGCGGGCGGCGTAGTCGTCGTGCCCCTGGTACAGCGCTTCGCCCAGCAAGAACAGGGCGTCGTCGTGGGCGCGCGAGTTCGGATACTTCTCGACCACGTCGAGGAGAATGGTCGCCGCCTCTTCGTAGTTTTTCAGGCTGAACAGGACCTGGGCGTCCAGCACCCGACGATCGGCGATGTCCGCCGACGGCGGTGGAGCATCCTTAAATTCTTGAGCCATGCCGCGCACGCGCTGATCGAGATCGATCAGCTTGCGCGTATAGTCGTCCACCTCGTCCGCGCGGGCCGCGAGGCTATAAAGACCCATGGCGCCGAGGACGAGCCCGGCAAGCGTGACCTTCCGCTGTGTCATCGACCCTTTGGTTATTTCTTGACCGCCGCTGTTGCTCCACCCTCGGTTGCCGACATCACGTTCACTCGGAAGTCGATCGCCGGACGATCTTGCAGGTTCGTTGTGATGTTGCCTTTTTCGTAGCCAACCACCGCAATAGAAGTGGTCTTCGATTCACCGGCCACGAACGTCTGGCTCGAGTGAACGGTGAACTTGTAACCCTTGAGATAGCTGAACACGCCGAAGCCGTTGCCCTGGTACAGCATCTTCACGCTGAGGGTGTGCGGGCCGGGTTGGATGGCGCCGTTGTAGACATCGAACTCTTGCATCTCGGCCAGGCGGCCGCTGTCGTCGGCCTTGGCGAAGATCTGCACGCCATCGAGGGCATACACCGCCTGGATGAGGCGGAACGAGCTACCCATCTCGTTCTTGTGTTTGATGATGGCGCGTGAGGCGCCGATGACGCCGCCCAGGACCGTCTCCTTGAGCAGGTTGAGGCGCGCCTTGGTGCGAAAGATCTGTTCCTTTAGCTCGTTGACGTTCTTTTCCAGCGAGCGCAGGCGAACGGTGTAGCCGCCGGAGTCCATCGCCGCCGCGGTGGCCGCAGCGGAAACCGGTGGTGCGCCCGAGGTGGCAGGCGCCTCCGTGGCCGGCGTTGAGGCGGCCGGTGCGCCAGCCGGTGCAGCAGCGGCTGGTGCGGCGGCGGGAGCGGCTCGTACCGCCGGCGCGGCCGCGGTCTGGGCAATCGCCAGCGTTCCAGTGGCCAGAATCAAGGCAGCAGAAAACACGCCCAGCGCACGGGCAGCCCCACGCGGAAATGCGTTACGCGGCGATGTCATCAGTGACTCCGTCTACGGTTGCGGTTAGAGGGGCGTGGTGGGAGCGAAAGAAGGGACTCCCGAGGATTTTCTCTATATCAGGACCGACCAGGCGGGTCAATTCTCGCCGGCCAGCCGATCGTCGCTGGCCGGGTGGCGGCAACACCCTTCGGGCAGCATTCGACGCCGCCGTGGAGCGCACGCAACGTGCGTCCGGTGCGCAAGAAAACAAGTCCCGGCAGCCGCCACTGCACGCGAACGAACGCAATTGCCTCAGCGAGCAGCGCGATCAACCGGAAGCGCTTCAGCGGTGGCGCGCGTTCGTTCTTGTTTCAGGACCGCCCACGCCGCTTCCAGTACCGCGTCCACCCCTTCGCCGGTGACCGCGCTGATAAAGTGCAGGTCGATCCCGCGGCGCTCGAACGGCGCCGACAGGCGCGCCCGGGCCCGCCGGACTTCGGGGAGGTCGAGTTTATTGATCACCACCAGCTGCGGGCGCTGGGCCAGCGCCTGATCGTAAAGCATCAGTTCCCGGTTCAGCGTCTCCCAGTCCCGCAGCGGCGTGCGCCCCGGCCCAGCGGTGGCGTCCAGCAGGTGCACCAGCACGCGCGTCCGTTCCAGGTGCCGCAAGAACCGCATGCCCAGCCCGGCACCCTCGTGCGCGCCTTCGATCAAGCCAGGGATGTCCGCCACGACGAAAGACCGTTCGCCGGACAACCGCACCATCCCCAGATTGGGCACCAGCGTCGTGAATGGATAATCAGCGATCTTCGGCCGCGCCGCCGACACCCGCGCGATCAACGACGACTTGCCGACGTTCGGAAATCCCAGCAGGCCGATGTCGGCCAGAAGCTTTAATTCGAGGCGAATGAACCGTTCCTGCCCAGGAAGCCCAGGCTCGGAGCGACGGGGGGCCCGATCGGTCGAGGTGGCGAAGTGAATGTTCCCGCGCCCGCCCTTGCCGCCGACCACCACGGTGAAGCGCTCGCCGTCGGCGCGCAGATCGGCCAGTTGCTCGCCGGTGCCCTCGTCGAAGACTTGCGTCCCTGGCGGCACGCGCAGGATCAGATCATCGCCGGCGCGGCCGTACCGATCTTTGTTCGCCCCGGCCACGCCCGACTTCGCCAGGTATTCCTTGCGATAGCGAAAATCCAGCAGCGTCGACATCCCGCCGTCAACGACCAGGATGACGCTGCCGCCATCGCCACCGTCGCCGCCCGAGGGGCCGCCCTTGGGCACGTACTTCTCGCGCCGGAAGGCCACGGCACCCTTGCCGCCGTCGCCAGCGTGAACATGAATGCGGACTTCGTCGACAAACTGCATGGGCTAACCAGGTCGCGCGCGCGGGCCGACCGTCGCCAGCCCGACCTCAGTTCGCCGCGGGAACGATGCTGCAAACGGTCCGCACGCCCGACCTGGCGTACTTGACGACGCCGGTCTTGAGCGCGAACAGCGTGAAGTCGCGACCGATGCCGACGTGAACGCCGGGGTGAATCACCGTGCCCACCTGGCGAACCAGAATGTTGCCCGCCAGAACCGACTCGCCGCCGTAGCGTTTGACGCCGCGTCGCTGGCCGTTTGAATCGCGGCCGTTGCGAGAGCTTCCCTGACCCTTCTTGTGTGCCATGGCGTTCTTCCTGTGCTGGCGTCCGGCTCAGGCGCCCGGGCGGATGGAGGTGATCTTGAGGGCGGTGAACGGCTGGCGATGGCCGCCTTTGCGGCGATAGCTTTTGCGACGTTTGTACTTGAAGAGGATGATCTTCTTGCCGAGCCCTTGCTCGATGATCTCCGCTTCGACGGTCATGCCGGCCACGGTGGGCTGGCCGACCGACACGTTGCCGCCGTCGTCGGCGAAGAGCAGCGGCCCGAAAGAGATCTTGGTCCCCTCCGGCCCGGTCAGCTTCTCCACGCGCACGGTTTCACCCTCGCTGACGCGGTATTGCTTGCCACCTGACTCGATAACGGCGTACATCAGAAAAAGGCCTCCAAACGAGCGGGGAACTTTAGTGAACCGCACCGGATTGTCAAGGACGGATCGCGCGCCGGCCGTTCCTCACTTTCTGGCGATGACCAGCAGGTTCTGCCCGTAAGGCGGCGCCAGCACGGATTCCAGCCGACTGGTCACAGGAAACACGAATCGGTCATAAAACCGGACCTGGTTTGGGGCCAAGCTAGTTCGTTTCAACACCCTTCCGGAAAGCCACCAGGCGAGAGCGCCGACCAGGTTGCGATACTGGGCTGACACCACCCTGAGCCCAGCATCGCGGATCTTTTGTTCCAGCTCTTTGCGGTCATAGCGCCGGCAGTGCTCGAACCGTTCATCCAGCGTGCCGAAGAGCTCGGGGCGCGCCGGAACGTACAAGCACAAGTAGCCGCCTTTTTTCAACAGGCGGGCGATCGACCGCAAGCAGCCGCGATCGTCGGGCACATGCTCAAGCACGTTGGCGGAGACCACTGCGTCCGCTGTTTCATCACCACGAGCGGAGTTCAGTTCCTCGACGGTGCCATGGAAGACCTCGCTTTCCGGAGGCCTTTGGAACCGCTGGGCCAGCAAGTCGTAAAAGCCGTCGTCGGGTTCGACCAGCACCAGATTGTCGCTATGCTCCCGCAAGCGATCGGACAGCAGGCCGGTGCCCGCACCATGTTCGACCACCGTCCCGTGCAACAACGGCGCGAACGATCCGCACAGCCATTGATAGTAGTTGCGTGCCTCGGCCATCGGACCGAGTTCGAATGCGAAACTCTCCGACATGGCCTAGATCGGGTCGATGAACCGCGCCCGCAACATGACATAGAGGGCGCTGACGGCGTCCTTGAAACCGATCTTCTTCCCCTGCTCGTAGGTGCGGCCGCGGTATGAGATCGGCACCTCGTAGATGCGCCATTGCTTGCCGCGCGCGATCTTCATGGTGATCTCCGGCTCAAAGCCGAAGCGATTCGAACGGAGCGTGGTTGGCTTGATCACCTCGGCGCGGAAAACCTTGTAGCAGGTTTCCATGTCGCTCATGTTCAACCCGGACAACATGTTCGAGAAAGCAGTGAGCATGTTGTTGCCAATGCTGTGCCAGTAGTAAAGCACCCGTTGCGCGCCCGCACCGCCTTTGAATCGGCTGCCGTAGACCACATCGGCGTCGCCGTCGAGGATCGGCTTGAGCAGATTCGGATAGTCGGATGGATCGTATTCCAGATCGGCGTCCTGGATCAGGATGATATCACCCGTGGCCTCGGCCAGGCCGGTCCGGATGGCGGCGCCTTTGCCATGATTTTTGTCGTGAAACAGTACCCGTTCACCGGCTACCGCCTGGTTGGTCAGAATCTCGCGCGTCCCATCAGTCGAGTAGTCGTCGACCACGATGATTTCTTTTTCCAGGTCGGGCAGCGGGACGGCGCGCACGCGCGCAAGAATCTCGTTGATGTACTCGTGCTCGTTGTAGGCCGGGATGATGATGCTTAGCCGCTGGCGGTCCGCTGACACGCGCGCATCTTAGGGGCGGTCCTCAGCGACGTAAAGAGGCGCGACTGCCAGCCCGACGAACGGGCGGTGCCTCGGTCGATCTTAGTTCGCCTTGGTCCCGCGCTCCAAGATGTAGTAGCCATCGTCGATCATCGCCTCGGCCACCCGGTAGCCGGGGATCTCGCACGAGTAGCGAACGCCCCCCATCCGATACGAGCCGGCGTCACCGTGGCACAACACCAAGTTCGGCGTGGCTCGGTCGCCTTCCCCGGTGACGAAAACAGTTCGTCCAGGATAAAGCAGACCGATCTTGAATGCCGAAGGCGTGATGCCCAATTCCTGATCACCAATCTTTTGGGTCCAGGCCTCGGCGCGGTTCAAGGCGCGGTACGACGGTTCTTGCCACTGTCGATGCTTAAGCCCCAAACCCAAAGCCAACAGCGCCGGCATTACCACCACCGCGACGCGCGCCACCCGGGCCAACGGCAGACGCCCGAAAAACTGGGCCAAGAGCTCGGCATAGCCGACCAGCAGAAACGCCACCACCGGCAAGATCAACCGACGCGACAACACCACCGAGTCGAGAAAGCCAACACCCCAGTCGACAAAAAAGTAGATGCTGAACATCGCGATGGAAGCACCAATGGCGAACAGCGCGCCAAAATCGCGGCGGCGCCAGAACGGCACCACGCCCGCGATCAACAATGGCGGACAAAGCACCAATGATTTCCAGTACGCACGGCCCGAGGTGTTCAGAAATCGTAAACCGAACGCCTGGCTGGCCGACACATTGTAACTAGAGTGCACGGTTCCGTGCGACATCAGGTTCAGCGCCACGGTAATCCCGGCGCCAATGGCCATTCCAATCATCAGCGGCGCCATCAATCGCAGCACCGGCAAAGGACGCCGGCCTTCCCGCAGCAAGACCAACGACTGTCCGGCCAGTATCGCTCCGACGGTGACCACGCCGTAGGTTTTAATCGCCATGGTGAGGGCCGCGAAGAGCACGGTTTGCCAAACCGCGCCCCGACGAACGAAGTACCAGGTGCCCAACCCCAAAAACGCCAAGCCGACATCCGCCATCACGGTCCGCGACAACAGGACCACAGTCGGATCCATCAAGACGATGAGGCCCCATAGCCTTGAGTGGCCCCAGGACTCCAGTGCTCGGCTTGCGATCCAAGCAAGGGCGATCCCCGCCAATAAACCCGGCACGAATACCAGCGACGGTGACAAGGCCAGGAACGGCACCATCAGCAGCGAGAAAAACAGCGGATACTTCGGGATCAATCCGGGCACGTCGTGGCGCTCGTACCAGATGCCGGGATCCATCGGGGTCGGGTGAACGCGGCCTTGAATCATCAAGCGCGTCTGCCCGATGTAGCCGACCTCGTCACCGAAACTCAGACTCAGAGGCCAGGTTGCAACCGCCATACCCAGCCAACAAAGGACGCTTAGCCAAAAAATAGCCACATGAACGGGCGATCTGGGAATTACTGGCGACGACGACGGAACAGACGTTCCTGATTCACTCATGCCTTCGCTCCTTTCCATCAGCGCCGCTCCGCAAAGTCATACGGCGGGCGAAAAACCCCGCGTTCGGTGACGATGGCCCCCACCAGGCGGCTCGGCGTCACATCGAACACCGGGTTGCAAATCGGCACGCCGGCCGGCACCACGGTGCGGCCGCCGACGCGCGCCACCTCGTCGCCGCTGCGTTCTTCGATAACGATTTCGCGGCCCGAATCGGTGCTGGCGTCGACGGTGGTCTGGGGCGCGGCGACGACGAACGGCACCCCGAACACCGACGACGACGCCGCCACGCCGGCGGTGCCGATCTTGTTGGCCACGTCGCCGCGCCGGGTGATGCGATCGGCGCCCACCACCACCGCGCCGACTTTGCCGCTGGACAAGAAATGTCCGGCGGCGCCGTCGACGATCACCGCGCAGTCGATGCCGTCCTGGCGCAGCTCCCAGGCGGTCAAGCGCGCGCCTTGAAACCACGGCCTCGTCTCGTCGCACAGCACGCGAAAGCGTTTGCCGGCCGCCACCGCCGCGCGAATCACGCCCAGCGCTGTCCCATACCCAGCGGTGGCCAGCGCGCCGGCGTTGCAGTGGGTCAGCACGAAGCCGTCGTCGGGTAACAGCGCCGCGCCGTGCGCGCCGATGGCCCGGCAAGCGGCCAGATCCTCCGACCACACGGCGCGCGCTTCGGCGAAGGGATCGCGCTCGCTGGTCAGCGCGTTGGCCATGCGATGCAACGCCGCGCCCAGATTCACCGCCGTCGGGCGCGTCGACCCGAGCGCCTTCATCACGGCGCGCACAGCGACGGGCGACGGATCCTCGCCCCAGGCCAGGGCCACGCCGAAAGCGGCGGCGCAACCGATGGCCGGCGCGCCGCGCACCTCCATGTCGCGGATGGCCCGGGCGATGTCCTGCCACGAGTCGTAGGCGGTCCAGATCTCGTCATCAGGCAGGCGACGCTGGTCCAGCATCACCACCCGATCGTCGCGCCAGAAGATCGGCGACAGCACGCCCGGATGGTCGGCAGGTCGTTGCCCGGGCCCGAGCGAGATCGCCGCCATGATTCGCCCCCGCGCTCAGCCTTGGCCCAGCAACCGCCGCAGGATTTCGTTCACGCTCTTCGGGTTGGCCTTCCCGCTGGTTTCTTTCATCACCGCACCGACGAAAAATCCCATCAGCTGGGTCTTGCCGCCGCGGAAGCGCGCCGCCTCGTCGGGGTTGGCGTCGACCACCCGCTTGCACGCCTCTTCCAGCGCGCCGCTGTCCGAGACCTGGGCCAGCCCCTCGGCAGCGATGATGTCGCCGGCCTTGCGACGCTCGGTCCACATGCGGGCGAAGACGTCCTTGCCCAGCTTGCCGGAAAGGATTCCTTTTTCGACCAGCGCCACCAGCTCGGCCAGCGCCGCGGGGGCGATGGGCAAGTCGGCGTCGCCCAGGCGGCGCGGATCGTCGACCCGGGCCAAGACCTCATTGATCACCCAGTTGGCGGCGCGTTTGGGCACGGCGCCGGCGGCGACGGTGGCGTCGAAATAGGCGGCGATCTCTTTTTCGGCCACCAGCACGCCGGCGTCTTGCGGCGACAGGCCAGACGCTATCGTATAGCGGGCAAAGCGATCCTCCGGCAGCTCCGGCAACGACTTTCGCGCCGCTGCCAGCGCGGCGTCGTCCACCACCAGGGGCGGCAGATCCGGCTCCGGGAAGTAACGATAATCGTGCGCCTGCTCTTTCGAGCGCATGGCAGCGGTGATCCCTCGCGACGCGTCCCAGAGGCGCGTCTCTTGAATGATGCGCTCGCCGCGATCCAGCAGCTCGGCTTGCCGTTTGATCTCGTGCTCGATGGCGTCGCGCACGTTCTTGAACGAGTTCATGTTCTTGAGCTCGGTCCTGGTGCCGTAGGCCTGCACGCCGCGCAGCCGCAGCGACACGTTGG comes from the Polyangia bacterium genome and includes:
- a CDS encoding class I SAM-dependent methyltransferase, with product MSESFAFELGPMAEARNYYQWLCGSFAPLLHGTVVEHGAGTGLLSDRLREHSDNLVLVEPDDGFYDLLAQRFQRPPESEVFHGTVEELNSARGDETADAVVSANVLEHVPDDRGCLRSIARLLKKGGYLCLYVPARPELFGTLDERFEHCRRYDRKELEQKIRDAGLRVVSAQYRNLVGALAWWLSGRVLKRTSLAPNQVRFYDRFVFPVTSRLESVLAPPYGQNLLVIARK
- a CDS encoding glycosyltransferase family 2 protein — its product is MSADRQRLSIIIPAYNEHEYINEILARVRAVPLPDLEKEIIVVDDYSTDGTREILTNQAVAGERVLFHDKNHGKGAAIRTGLAEATGDIILIQDADLEYDPSDYPNLLKPILDGDADVVYGSRFKGGAGAQRVLYYWHSIGNNMLTAFSNMLSGLNMSDMETCYKVFRAEVIKPTTLRSNRFGFEPEITMKIARGKQWRIYEVPISYRGRTYEQGKKIGFKDAVSALYVMLRARFIDPI
- the mtnA gene encoding S-methyl-5-thioribose-1-phosphate isomerase; this encodes MAAISLGPGQRPADHPGVLSPIFWRDDRVVMLDQRRLPDDEIWTAYDSWQDIARAIRDMEVRGAPAIGCAAAFGVALAWGEDPSPVAVRAVMKALGSTRPTAVNLGAALHRMANALTSERDPFAEARAVWSEDLAACRAIGAHGAALLPDDGFVLTHCNAGALATAGYGTALGVIRAAVAAGKRFRVLCDETRPWFQGARLTAWELRQDGIDCAVIVDGAAGHFLSSGKVGAVVVGADRITRRGDVANKIGTAGVAASSSVFGVPFVVAAPQTTVDASTDSGREIVIEERSGDEVARVGGRTVVPAGVPICNPVFDVTPSRLVGAIVTERGVFRPPYDFAERR
- the gatB gene encoding Asp-tRNA(Asn)/Glu-tRNA(Gln) amidotransferase subunit GatB, with the protein product MSTLEKHLQKYEVVIGLEIHAQLATQSKIFSWSSAAFGADPNTHTDPVCLGMPGTLPVLNHAAVDSAVRLGLAAGCKIRQRCRFSRKHYFYPDLPKGFQISQFDEPICDGGAITFRLRGEARSVRLVRIHLEEDAGKNLHAAAGVSFVDYNRAGVPLCEIVSEPDIRSAEEAAEYVRAVRALVRYLGICDGNMEEGSLRCDANVSLRLRGVQAYGTRTELKNMNSFKNVRDAIEHEIKRQAELLDRGERIIQETRLWDASRGITAAMRSKEQAHDYRYFPEPDLPPLVVDDAALAAARKSLPELPEDRFARYTIASGLSPQDAGVLVAEKEIAAYFDATVAAGAVPKRAANWVINEVLARVDDPRRLGDADLPIAPAALAELVALVEKGILSGKLGKDVFARMWTERRKAGDIIAAEGLAQVSDSGALEEACKRVVDANPDEAARFRGGKTQLMGFFVGAVMKETSGKANPKSVNEILRRLLGQG